The Paramisgurnus dabryanus chromosome 1, PD_genome_1.1, whole genome shotgun sequence genome includes a window with the following:
- the tmem181 gene encoding transmembrane protein 181 isoform X1 — MERSDSFENPLLNEMKHFCKRIQEACNELKEDLTPYKNDRFYRLAPMRLYTLSKRHFVLVFVFFFFCFAVSALIGVTGPKIISENRYNGLNITVNESKTGPFHIKSQPLSNYNQQLWLTTIIQIQNNVEDFRKNFGMNVELQGVMQDASVMRISDNVQNKTRSLYCTANQQMCDEIIVLHLGYLNYTLYHINISFRGLDDLKDKIKNVTFVFKTYNAMFSQVEIWFRFVFVVMTFIVTCMFAHSLRKFSMRDWGIEQKWMSILLPLLLLYNDPFFPLSFLMNSWFPGTLDAFFQATFLCALLLFWLCVYHGIRVQGERRFWTFYVPKLVMVGLLWLSAVTLGIWQTVNELQDPTYQYKVDIQNFQGMKIFFLLLVGLYVLYLVFLVVRACSELKNMPYTDLRLKFLTALTLVVLVISMVILYIRFGSRALQDNFVAELSTHYQNSAEFLSFYGLLNFYLYTLAFVYSPSKNALYDSQLKDNPAFSMLNDSDDEVIYGSDYEEMPLQNGRAIKAAAKYRDESDSD; from the exons ATGGAGCGGTCGGACAGCTTTGAGAACCCATTACTCAACGAGATGAAACATTTCTGTAAGAGAATACAAGAGGCCTGTAATGAACTGAAGGAAGATCTAACACCATACAAAAACGACCGATTCTACAG GTTGGCTCCCATGCGTCTCTACACGCTCTCTAAGAGGCACTTTGTTCtggtttttgtgtttttcttctTCTGTTTTGCCGTCTCTGCTCTCATTGGTGTGACGG GACCAAAGATCATAAGTGAGAATCGCTACAACGGTTTGAACATCACTGTTAATGAGTCAAAG aCGGGCCCATTTCATATTAAATCTCAGCCGCTCTCCAACTACAACCAACAGCTCTGGCTCACCACTATCattcagattcagaacaatg TTGAAGATTTCCGGAAGAATTTTGGGATGAATGTGGAGTTGCAGGGCGTAATGCAGGATGCCAGCGTGATGCGCATTAGTGATAACGTACAAAATAAAACCCGAAGTCTTTACTGTACTGCC AATCAGCAGATGTGTGATGAGATCATTGTGCTACATCTGGGTTATCTGAACTACACACTGTACCATATTAACATCAGCTTCAGAGGTCTGGATGATCTGAaggacaaaataaaaaatgtcacaTTTGTG TTTAAGACGTACAACGCCATGTTCTCACAGGTGGAAATCTGGTTTCGGTTTGTGTTTGTTGTGATGACCTTCATAGTGACT tgTATGTTCGCTCACTCTTTAAGGAAGTTCTCAATGAGGGATTGGGGCATCGAACAGAAGTGGATGTCTATTCTTCTCCCTCTTCTGCTCCTGTATAACG ATCCCTTCTTCCCGCTGTCGTTTCTGATGAACAGCTGGTTTCCCGGAACGCTGGACGCTTTCTTCCAGGCGACGTTCCTGTGCGCTCTGCTTCTCTTCTGGCTGTGTGTGTATCATGGCATCAGGGTGCAG GGAGAGAGGAGGTTCTGGACGTTCTACGTGCCCAAGTTGGTGATGGTCGGGTTGCTCTGGCTGTCGGCCGTCACGCTGGGAATCTGGCAAAC GGTGAATGAGTTGCAGGATCCAACATATCAGTACAAAGTGGACATCCAGAACTTCCAG GGCATGAAGATCTTTTTCTTGCTGTTGGTTGGTTTATATGTGTTGTATCTGGTCTTTCTGGTGGTTCGTGCGTGCTCAGAACTGAAGAATATGCCATACACAG aTTTGCGTCTGAAGTTTCTAACAGCCCTGACTTTAGTGGTGTTGGTGATTAG TATGGTTATATTGTACATAAGGTTCGGCTCCAGAGCTTTGCAGGACAACTTTGTTGCTGAACTCTCCACTCACTACCAGAATT CAGCCGAATTTCTGTCCTTCTATGGCCTTCTGAACTTTTATCTCTACACGTTAGCGTTTGTCTATTCACCCTCCAAAAACGCTCTCTATG ATTCCCAGCTGAAAGACAATCCTGCTTTCTCAATGCTCAATGACTCTGATGATGAAGTCATTTATGG GAGTGATTATGAAGAAATGCCACTTCAAAATGGCCGTGCCATCAAAGCGGCTGCCAAATACCGAGATGAGAGCGATAGTGACTAA
- the tmem181 gene encoding transmembrane protein 181 isoform X2, which produces MEKLAPMRLYTLSKRHFVLVFVFFFFCFAVSALIGVTGPKIISENRYNGLNITVNESKTGPFHIKSQPLSNYNQQLWLTTIIQIQNNVEDFRKNFGMNVELQGVMQDASVMRISDNVQNKTRSLYCTANQQMCDEIIVLHLGYLNYTLYHINISFRGLDDLKDKIKNVTFVFKTYNAMFSQVEIWFRFVFVVMTFIVTCMFAHSLRKFSMRDWGIEQKWMSILLPLLLLYNDPFFPLSFLMNSWFPGTLDAFFQATFLCALLLFWLCVYHGIRVQGERRFWTFYVPKLVMVGLLWLSAVTLGIWQTVNELQDPTYQYKVDIQNFQGMKIFFLLLVGLYVLYLVFLVVRACSELKNMPYTDLRLKFLTALTLVVLVISMVILYIRFGSRALQDNFVAELSTHYQNSAEFLSFYGLLNFYLYTLAFVYSPSKNALYDSQLKDNPAFSMLNDSDDEVIYGSDYEEMPLQNGRAIKAAAKYRDESDSD; this is translated from the exons ATGGAGAA GTTGGCTCCCATGCGTCTCTACACGCTCTCTAAGAGGCACTTTGTTCtggtttttgtgtttttcttctTCTGTTTTGCCGTCTCTGCTCTCATTGGTGTGACGG GACCAAAGATCATAAGTGAGAATCGCTACAACGGTTTGAACATCACTGTTAATGAGTCAAAG aCGGGCCCATTTCATATTAAATCTCAGCCGCTCTCCAACTACAACCAACAGCTCTGGCTCACCACTATCattcagattcagaacaatg TTGAAGATTTCCGGAAGAATTTTGGGATGAATGTGGAGTTGCAGGGCGTAATGCAGGATGCCAGCGTGATGCGCATTAGTGATAACGTACAAAATAAAACCCGAAGTCTTTACTGTACTGCC AATCAGCAGATGTGTGATGAGATCATTGTGCTACATCTGGGTTATCTGAACTACACACTGTACCATATTAACATCAGCTTCAGAGGTCTGGATGATCTGAaggacaaaataaaaaatgtcacaTTTGTG TTTAAGACGTACAACGCCATGTTCTCACAGGTGGAAATCTGGTTTCGGTTTGTGTTTGTTGTGATGACCTTCATAGTGACT tgTATGTTCGCTCACTCTTTAAGGAAGTTCTCAATGAGGGATTGGGGCATCGAACAGAAGTGGATGTCTATTCTTCTCCCTCTTCTGCTCCTGTATAACG ATCCCTTCTTCCCGCTGTCGTTTCTGATGAACAGCTGGTTTCCCGGAACGCTGGACGCTTTCTTCCAGGCGACGTTCCTGTGCGCTCTGCTTCTCTTCTGGCTGTGTGTGTATCATGGCATCAGGGTGCAG GGAGAGAGGAGGTTCTGGACGTTCTACGTGCCCAAGTTGGTGATGGTCGGGTTGCTCTGGCTGTCGGCCGTCACGCTGGGAATCTGGCAAAC GGTGAATGAGTTGCAGGATCCAACATATCAGTACAAAGTGGACATCCAGAACTTCCAG GGCATGAAGATCTTTTTCTTGCTGTTGGTTGGTTTATATGTGTTGTATCTGGTCTTTCTGGTGGTTCGTGCGTGCTCAGAACTGAAGAATATGCCATACACAG aTTTGCGTCTGAAGTTTCTAACAGCCCTGACTTTAGTGGTGTTGGTGATTAG TATGGTTATATTGTACATAAGGTTCGGCTCCAGAGCTTTGCAGGACAACTTTGTTGCTGAACTCTCCACTCACTACCAGAATT CAGCCGAATTTCTGTCCTTCTATGGCCTTCTGAACTTTTATCTCTACACGTTAGCGTTTGTCTATTCACCCTCCAAAAACGCTCTCTATG ATTCCCAGCTGAAAGACAATCCTGCTTTCTCAATGCTCAATGACTCTGATGATGAAGTCATTTATGG GAGTGATTATGAAGAAATGCCACTTCAAAATGGCCGTGCCATCAAAGCGGCTGCCAAATACCGAGATGAGAGCGATAGTGACTAA
- the dynlt1b gene encoding dynein light chain Tctex-type 1 isoform X1, whose amino-acid sequence MIRGFHDNHKGFYVHNRKNMDDASAEETAFVVDEVSSIVKDSIEGAIGGNIYQQNRVSMWTSNVVEQCLSQLSKLGKPFKYIVTCIIVQKNGAGLQSASSCFWDNTTDGSCTVRWENKSIYCIVSVFGLAI is encoded by the exons ATGATTCGCGGTTTCCATGACAACCACAAAGGCTTCTACGTACACAACAGAAAAAACATGGACGATGCTAGTGCAGAAGAG ACAGCCTTTGTGGTGGATGAAGTGAGCAGTATTGTTAAAGAC tctattgaagGAGCCATTGGAGGAAACATCTATCAGCAGAACCGTGTGAGTATGTGGACCTCAAATGTAGTGGAGCAGTGCCTGAGCCAACTCAGTAAACTTGGCAAACCATTCAAATATATTG TGACCTGCATTATCGTACAAAAGAACGGAGCGGGATTGCAGTCTGCATCCTCGTGTTTCTGGGATAACACTACGGATG GGAGCTGCACCGTCCGATGGGAGAATAAATCCATTTACTGCATTGTCAGTGTGTTTGGACTTGCCATTTAA
- the dynlt1b gene encoding dynein light chain Tctex-type 1 isoform X2: MDDASAEESIEGAIGGNIYQQNRVSMWTSNVVEQCLSQLSKLGKPFKYIVTCIIVQKNGAGLQSASSCFWDNTTDGSCTVRWENKSIYCIVSVFGLAI; the protein is encoded by the exons ATGGACGATGCTAGTGCAGAAGAG tctattgaagGAGCCATTGGAGGAAACATCTATCAGCAGAACCGTGTGAGTATGTGGACCTCAAATGTAGTGGAGCAGTGCCTGAGCCAACTCAGTAAACTTGGCAAACCATTCAAATATATTG TGACCTGCATTATCGTACAAAAGAACGGAGCGGGATTGCAGTCTGCATCCTCGTGTTTCTGGGATAACACTACGGATG GGAGCTGCACCGTCCGATGGGAGAATAAATCCATTTACTGCATTGTCAGTGTGTTTGGACTTGCCATTTAA